From Macadamia integrifolia cultivar HAES 741 unplaced genomic scaffold, SCU_Mint_v3 scaffold401, whole genome shotgun sequence:
GattaattttcccttttaaattCACAAATGCACtcttaaattttaatatttttttaaaatacccttTATGACTTTGGAACAAAATTTCATCCCATGTCtccttcaattcttttttttatcaaaaaaaaaaaagtagggttTTATGAGGTCAGGCCTTACCTCAGCTGACCACTTAGATCTTAGCCAATCTGACTGAAAGTGCTTTCCTGGTCAAAGTTGCCGACAAACTTGATTGAACAACCCCAATTTCCTCCTCATGGAAAGAAGACTTTCACTATTCCACAACTCTCAAGATTTTAACAGATATGGACGAATCTTTGAACAAATCTTGCAGTGAGAGAAAAGTCgaccagaaagagagagagagagagagaaactcaaTTGGTTTAAGGGATAAGGGTGGGGCAGTGACCAGCCGCCAGCTTGACCATCCCTTGGCCTTTTATCAATTAAGGTTCTTGGTCCTTTCTTCATCTGTTGTCTATATATATTGTGGTTCTCGGCCTTATATTAATCATCATTCTAGCTccattcattcttcttcttctgtttacATATTGTGGTTTCTTCTCTACGTGTTGTGAATTAGGGTCTTACAGTTTCTacaaaaaagacaaaagaattagggttttgcaGTGAAGATAATCTTATCAGTAACTATGGAGGGGGGAGATATTCCGTTATTTTTAGAGCCTGGGCCAGTGATACTGCCTCCCAGTGGGACTGGGGAGTCAAAGACCGGTGGCATTCATGAAGTTAAGGGGTTTCAGAACAGTGTTGAGATCGATGAACTCGCCCTTTTCGCCGTCAATGAACACAACAAGAaacaagtattttttttcttctaaactcaatatatatataatttttttatataaaagttTTGAGTTCATATCCTTAATGTTTGATCTTGTGTGCAGAATAAGGTTGCTGTGTTTGAAAAGGTGGTGAATGCAAAGGAACAAGTGGTTGCTGGTACCATCTACTATCTCACTATTGAGGTAATTGAGGATGGTAAGAAGAAGATCTATGAAGCCAAAGTCTGGGTGAAGCCATGGATGAACTTCAAGGAGGTGCTAGAGTTCAAGCTCGTTGATGGTCCTGATAAGCAAGGTTGACTATTCTCTCAAGGATTTGGTAGAGAGATGGGTTGTAGTGGAAGACAATAATGTAAAGTCCTATTAATTAACTATGTTTAATAAGGCATCTCATGTCAAAGTCTTTACAGTATTTCAAGAATGTTCTTTATTCATTATCTGATGCAATCATACAATAAGCCATAAGGGCAATTCTGTAAATATAGTGtgattttataataataataataattaataataagtGGTGTGCtggaattgatttttttatacgATCTTCTAAACCTTGCTCCTGATCTCTGGATCTTTTTGTGTTCCAGAATTGATCCTGGCATAGGCTTATCAAAATTCCTTTCATAGAGAATCAGTAAATATTAATTATGATTAAGATTGACTAACACCGAGTGAAAGtattaccaaacacaaccttagatGGCTTTCTCAATCTTTCCCTGTTCGTTTAGGGGGGTTTAATTGGGTGGGATTTAAGGGGTGAGAGAGTTGTACTTATTTTCTCAAAAGTATGGTAAAATCATATGTTTGGATATAATGGGATAGGAAATACTATAAAAAACATAGGGAGATAAGTTTTCTTGCTTGCTGATGTGGCTTTCACTCCATCCCCTTCCAAAGTCCTATCAAATTTGTGGGACTTTGTGGGGATGGGAAGTCATTGTAGTTAAtgattctctttcttcattcctttGTTCTTTCTCTCCCATAGTTATGTGCTAACCAAACAAGGTTGGGGTGGTAAAGTCCAATATTCCTCCAACTTTACTTTCCCTGCTTTTAACCCCACTAATATGTGGGACCCAGTAGTTAGGTATTCCCACCCAAATTCCCCTCTAAACAAAAGGATTAATGGACCCAACTTTAGTTTGCTAAAAAGAGGTATATATGTGAATGTGGTATCTATACCCCCTCCTCCTTTTCTATTAACCCATTTAATCAACATCAACATGGTAAGAACCTGCCAATtgttatgaaataaaaatagaaataagttgTTGTTTGATTCGATTATGAGATTTTCACACCTCGTTTCCGCTAAGATACCTGTGATGTGATTTGATCACTGATATGGATAAAATAATGGTCTTACatataaaaaacataaaaaacaaaaaggtgttcaagaaatcaaatcaactttattcttggtaaaaaaaaaatcaaaaatcaaatctacTTATTCGAAACCTAAACCCCATTGCATGGTTCTTTCTAGTCCATCATTTTCCAATGGGTGGCTTAAAAAgttgtttttaaaaataaatataaggaCAGTTTTCACATATTGATGTATCATTTCAATAGTTCACAAATCATTAAAATGATTCTAAAATTAAACAGTTAAACAGGAACAGAAAACCATCTAATTCAGATCCAAACCGGTGGGGtttatttttgggttgaagATCCAAATCAATGCATCTTTACACTAACACATTACCatcaattttttaataaatatttggAAAACAAGACATGAAACCTGAGTTGGTTAACTAGTTTTATCAAACCGAGTCATCCATACAAGCGTGTAATAACCCAGCATTATTCAATAAGGATCATTcaaaaaatcaatgaagatTATTGAGATTTTGTAACACCTCGTTTTTGTTAAGAAACCTATGGTGTGACTAGAATGTTTTTTAATCACACCGCAGGTATCCTAATGGAAATGGGATGCGACAGATTTGATTACACAAGTTACATATTGTAGCAGAAAAATGAGCTATAACACTCTAACGCATCATTATTATCCATTTGAGACAATAAACGACAATGGTTTACCAAGAAACATCCATTGGGTTGAAATCAACTCCTCAAAGCACCACATAATGGTTTAACAAAACTACACTTATTAATAACATGAAGATACCAACATCATACTAAAGAGATTACGTGCAATGAACGTAATCCCTTTATGATAAGGTAACAGTTATAcacatttaaaaaacaaaaagatgttcaagaaatcaaattaaCTTTATTCTTGgtagaaaaaaatcaaatccacttattcaaaacctaaaccccaatgATTGAATAGGTTCGCTCTAGTCAAAAACTTCATTTTCCAATGGGTGGCTTAAAAGCTGTATTTAAAATATAAGAACCGTTTCACATATTGATAAAATGTTTGATCATTACAATAGTTCACAAATCAGTAAATGATTCTAAATTCAAATAGttaaccaggaaaaaaaaaaaaactactaaaTCTAATCCAAATCGGGTTACGGATATGATTCTTAATATAATAAACATGTTGTGAAATAACTTTTTATACTGGCAGAGTATTTATAGATAGTAATGCAGAACATGTACGAGCTCtcaataatggaaaaataaaattcaatgaGGCTTTGGTTCATTCCACACGTACACGTCAAGGACATACCATGGTGAGTAACGTTATGAGAGTAGAAGTGTTTACGTTTCTCCCATCTTTTCTCTCACTTTCTATCTTATCTACGTGTGAGTGAAgttatgagaaaaaaagaagaaaaagagattaTCCATTCAATGGgtcatgagaagaagaagataaagaattTTTCATTTGTGAATTGACATTGTAttgtttctaccaaaaaattaattaattgacATATTCAAAACACCAACAGTTTAAAATCAGCTTGTAACCTTAAAATTTCGTTGACAATGGTGGCTATTTCCAAAGGAGGCTATAATGTTTTAGAGGATAAACAGTTGATAAGAACTTCATTCACAGTCAGACAACATCCAATCCCCATGGCTTTTGTTCTAGATGAAGTAGTCTTTGAAGAAATATATGGTTGAGTTAGTCAAAGAAGCAAAGGCTGTAGAATTAAACATGAATGATCCCACAATTTATGTATCTaaaattaccattttttttaaatatttaaccgtattttttttttttaataatactATTCAAATTCTGAACAATCTTTGAGACATTATATCAAATAAAGTCTTTCTTCTTACATTTTTGTTTTAAACACGTTGCATTATAGAAATATTTTGGGCCAAACTTAATTATGATAGACTtatgaattttcattttttaataaaataataaattttcaaaGCATGTGGAAAAAGATTTGCTATTACTTAAGTTGCAAGAACTTTGCTATTGTTCCGGacacttaccaaaaaaatttaatcattATTCACTTCACCTCCTCGTTCACAAAACCCTCCTatacttttgtttcttttttttatgtacCCTTTGCCACTCCATCTTACAAGCCCGGATAAATGGTCAAAGTTGCTGACAATCTTTGATTGAAGAACCCAA
This genomic window contains:
- the LOC122068454 gene encoding cysteine proteinase inhibitor A-like produces the protein MEGGDIPLFLEPGPVILPPSGTGESKTGGIHEVKGFQNSVEIDELALFAVNEHNKKQNKVAVFEKVVNAKEQVVAGTIYYLTIEVIEDGKKKIYEAKVWVKPWMNFKEVLEFKLVDGPDKQG